From Streptomyces sp. NBC_01460, a single genomic window includes:
- a CDS encoding CGNR zinc finger domain-containing protein: MTAGTGAYVRRFDSGRLCLDLVATGAEASGACERLGTPALLAAWLVASRLVPCGTPLTAVDDSWVARFRQLRTCVDGLMTAQLAGGRADDALDRVNALAAGAPPGLRAVRAEGGVLVRTLSADPECGALLAAVARDAVDLLTDPVARAGLRRCEGDACRRLYLDTSRGRRRRWCSSEVCGNRERVARHRRRVRAVRS; encoded by the coding sequence ATGACGGCGGGCACCGGTGCGTACGTCCGGCGGTTCGACTCCGGTCGCCTCTGCCTGGACCTGGTGGCGACAGGGGCGGAGGCCTCCGGCGCGTGCGAGCGGCTCGGCACCCCCGCGCTTCTCGCCGCGTGGCTGGTGGCCTCGCGCCTGGTGCCGTGCGGGACGCCGCTGACGGCCGTCGACGACTCCTGGGTGGCCCGCTTCCGGCAGTTGCGTACATGCGTCGACGGGCTGATGACGGCGCAGCTGGCCGGCGGCAGGGCCGACGACGCCCTGGACCGGGTCAACGCGCTCGCGGCGGGAGCCCCGCCGGGCCTGCGGGCCGTGCGGGCCGAAGGCGGGGTGCTCGTACGGACGCTGAGTGCCGATCCGGAGTGCGGGGCCCTGCTCGCCGCGGTGGCCCGGGACGCCGTGGACCTGCTGACGGACCCGGTGGCGCGGGCCGGGCTGCGCCGGTGCGAGGGGGACGCCTGCCGGCGGCTCTACCTGGACACCTCGCGGGGGCGGCGCCGCCGCTGGTGCTCCAGCGAGGTCTGCGGCAACCGCGAACGGGTGGCACGCCACCGGCGCCGCGTCAGGGCCGTGCGGTCGTGA
- a CDS encoding uroporphyrinogen-III synthase — protein sequence MHDDDAQHGPLAGFTVGVTAARRAEELGTLLTRRGASVMHAPALRIVPLADDSELLAATKELIDTPPDVVIATTAIGFRGWVEATDGWGIGDELLDLLRGTELLARGPKVKGAIRAAGLTEEWSPQSESMAEVLDRLLDEGVSGRRVALQLHGEPLPGFVESLRAAGAEVVGVPVYRWMPPEDIAPLDRMLDVTVARGLDALTFTSAPAAASYLNRAEARGILPEVLSALSHDVVTACVGPVTALPLQAKGIDTVQPERFRLGPLVQVLCAQLPARARTLPVAGHTVEIRGHAVLVDGALRSVPPAGMALLHTLARKPGWVVARADLLRALPGSGTDEHAVETAMARLRTALGAPRLIQTVVKRGYRLALDPAADTKYDDA from the coding sequence ATGCACGACGACGACGCACAGCACGGGCCCCTGGCGGGCTTCACGGTCGGGGTGACCGCAGCCCGTCGCGCGGAGGAGCTGGGGACGCTCCTCACGCGCAGGGGCGCCTCGGTCATGCACGCGCCCGCCCTGCGGATCGTGCCGCTCGCGGACGACAGCGAACTCCTGGCCGCGACCAAGGAACTGATCGACACGCCTCCCGACGTCGTGATCGCCACGACCGCCATCGGTTTCAGGGGCTGGGTGGAGGCCACCGACGGCTGGGGCATCGGCGACGAGCTCCTCGATCTGCTCCGCGGCACGGAACTGCTCGCCCGTGGACCCAAGGTCAAGGGCGCCATCCGCGCGGCCGGGCTCACCGAGGAGTGGTCGCCGCAGTCCGAGTCGATGGCCGAGGTCCTGGACCGGCTGCTGGACGAGGGCGTGTCGGGCCGCCGCGTCGCCCTCCAGCTGCACGGCGAACCGCTGCCCGGTTTCGTCGAGTCGCTCCGGGCGGCGGGTGCCGAGGTCGTCGGCGTGCCCGTGTACCGGTGGATGCCCCCGGAGGACATCGCCCCGCTCGACCGCATGCTCGACGTCACGGTCGCCCGCGGTCTGGACGCCCTCACCTTCACCAGTGCTCCCGCCGCGGCCTCCTACCTGAACCGCGCGGAGGCCCGCGGCATCCTCCCGGAGGTCCTGTCGGCCCTGAGCCACGACGTCGTCACCGCCTGCGTGGGACCGGTCACCGCCCTGCCCCTGCAGGCCAAGGGCATCGACACCGTCCAGCCGGAGCGCTTCCGGCTGGGCCCGCTCGTCCAGGTGCTCTGCGCCCAACTGCCCGCGCGCGCCCGCACGCTGCCCGTCGCCGGTCACACCGTCGAGATCCGCGGGCACGCCGTGCTGGTCGACGGCGCCCTGCGCTCCGTGCCGCCGGCCGGCATGGCCCTGCTGCACACGCTGGCCCGGAAGCCGGGCTGGGTGGTCGCCCGCGCGGACCTGCTGCGGGCGCTGCCCGGCAGCGGCACCGACGAGCACGCCGTGGAGACGGCGATGGCCCGGCTGCGCACGGCGCTCGGGGCACCCCGGCTGATCCAGACGGTCGTCAAGCGCGGCTACCGGCTGGCGCTGGACCCCGCCGCGGACACCAAGTACGACGACGCCTGA
- a CDS encoding sigma-70 family RNA polymerase sigma factor — MRKDAAVADDRPHRARHRGGPPRSPSDVPDEELMRALYREHAGPLLAYVLRLVAGDRQRAEDVVQETLIRAWKNAGSLNRATGSVRPWLVTVARRIVIDGHRSRQARPREVDPSPLEVIPAEDEIDKALWLMTLSDALDDLTPAHREALVETYFRGRTVNEAAEVLGIPSGTVRSRVFYALRSMKLALEERGITA, encoded by the coding sequence GTGCGCAAGGATGCGGCCGTGGCCGATGACCGTCCGCACAGGGCTCGACATCGCGGTGGACCGCCCCGCTCTCCCTCGGACGTTCCCGACGAGGAGCTGATGCGGGCGCTCTACCGTGAACACGCGGGCCCGCTGCTGGCCTACGTCCTGCGTCTCGTCGCGGGCGACCGCCAGCGGGCCGAGGACGTGGTGCAGGAGACGCTCATCCGTGCCTGGAAGAACGCCGGTTCGCTCAACCGGGCCACCGGCTCCGTCCGACCCTGGCTGGTGACGGTCGCCCGGCGCATCGTCATCGACGGCCACCGCAGCCGGCAGGCCCGGCCGCGCGAAGTCGATCCGTCGCCGCTGGAGGTCATCCCCGCGGAGGACGAGATAGACAAGGCGCTGTGGCTGATGACCCTCTCGGACGCCCTCGACGATTTGACCCCCGCCCACCGGGAAGCATTGGTCGAGACCTACTTCAGGGGACGTACGGTCAACGAGGCCGCCGAGGTGCTCGGCATACCCAGCGGGACCGTGCGGTCCCGGGTGTTCTACGCACTCCGGTCCATGAAGCTCGCACTCGAGGAGAGGGGGATCACGGCATGA
- a CDS encoding acyltransferase family protein, whose translation MTYPDRPSQNGAGRDHGAGHDNGSGSDHGAWPSADAAWTPSPPQGGGPRPAHAGATYTAPHAPASGYPAPSGRPEQAPVVTATVPAPAAHPERRGTGPDTSADVPAPPARPGRDRYLDLLRAVALVRVVAFHLFGWAWLTILFPSMGVMFALAGSLMARSLSRPALSVIRGRLRRLLPPMWAFSLVVVPVMLALSWKPVREEGLWWFIKLGSYVLPLGSPPYPEESGSTGGWLELSWADQAAGPLWYIRAYLWFVLASPLLLKAFRKLPWVTLLAPLALTAVIGTGLVTVPGTLGEGLVDFAVFGSCWILGFAHHDGLLKRIPRYLAVSSAAIVMGFGLWWASGHLTEEGWNLDEIPLAQATWSLGFCAILLVYAPSWQKLPGRLAGWDGLVTLANNRAVTIYLWHNLLLMAAAHLVDELWSIPWFGDAFGTYMEKSYEVLVFLAIWPLTGLAILAFGWVEDVAAKRRPRLWPNGAGRKRRA comes from the coding sequence ATGACCTATCCCGACCGGCCGAGCCAGAACGGCGCCGGACGCGACCACGGCGCCGGACACGACAACGGCTCCGGATCCGACCACGGCGCCTGGCCGTCCGCCGACGCCGCATGGACGCCGTCGCCCCCGCAGGGCGGTGGCCCCCGCCCGGCGCACGCCGGCGCCACGTACACCGCTCCGCACGCGCCCGCCTCCGGCTACCCCGCCCCGTCGGGACGCCCGGAGCAGGCCCCCGTCGTCACCGCCACCGTCCCCGCTCCGGCGGCGCACCCGGAGCGGCGGGGCACCGGTCCGGACACGTCCGCCGACGTCCCCGCGCCCCCGGCGAGGCCGGGCCGGGACCGCTACCTCGACCTGCTCAGGGCCGTCGCCCTCGTCCGCGTCGTCGCCTTCCACCTCTTCGGCTGGGCCTGGCTGACCATCCTGTTCCCGTCCATGGGCGTGATGTTCGCCCTGGCCGGATCGCTGATGGCCCGCTCGCTGTCCCGGCCGGCCCTGAGCGTCATCCGCGGCCGCCTGCGGAGGCTGCTCCCGCCGATGTGGGCGTTCTCCCTCGTCGTCGTGCCGGTGATGCTCGCGCTGAGCTGGAAGCCCGTCCGGGAGGAGGGGCTGTGGTGGTTCATCAAGCTCGGCAGCTACGTCCTCCCGCTCGGCTCCCCTCCGTACCCCGAGGAGAGCGGCTCCACCGGAGGCTGGCTGGAGCTGAGCTGGGCGGACCAGGCGGCGGGACCGCTCTGGTACATCCGGGCCTACCTCTGGTTCGTGCTCGCCTCGCCCCTGCTGCTCAAGGCGTTCCGCAAGCTGCCCTGGGTCACGCTGCTCGCCCCGCTCGCCCTCACCGCCGTGATCGGGACCGGGCTCGTGACCGTCCCCGGCACCCTCGGTGAAGGGCTGGTCGACTTCGCGGTGTTCGGCTCCTGCTGGATCCTGGGCTTCGCGCACCACGACGGACTGCTGAAGCGGATACCGCGCTACCTGGCGGTGTCGTCGGCCGCGATCGTCATGGGCTTCGGCCTGTGGTGGGCGTCCGGCCACCTCACCGAGGAGGGCTGGAACCTCGACGAGATCCCGCTCGCCCAGGCCACCTGGTCCCTCGGCTTCTGCGCGATCCTGCTCGTCTACGCACCGTCCTGGCAGAAGCTCCCCGGCAGGCTCGCAGGCTGGGACGGCCTGGTCACGCTGGCCAACAACAGGGCCGTGACGATCTACCTGTGGCACAACCTGCTGCTCATGGCCGCCGCGCACCTCGTGGACGAGCTCTGGTCCATCCCCTGGTTCGGCGACGCGTTCGGCACGTACATGGAGAAGTCGTACGAGGTGCTGGTCTTCCTCGCGATCTGGCCGCTGACAGGGCTCGCGATTCTGGCGTTCGGCTGGGTCGAGGACGTCGCCGCCAAGCGCCGGCCGCGCCTCTGGCCCAACGGGGCGGGCCGGAAGCGCCGGGCCTGA
- a CDS encoding nitrate/nitrite transporter encodes MAGRWIEQWDPEDEAFWREKGEKVARRNLWFSVLSEHIGFSIWSLWSVMVLFMGPEYGVDPAGKFFLISTATLVGALVRVPYTFAVALFGGRNWTIFSALSLLVPTGAAFWVMEPGTSYTTFIVVAALTGIGGGNFASSMTNINAFFPLRKKGWALGLNAGGGNIGVPVVQLIGLLVIGTAGAANPRIVLGVYIPLIVVAALGAALRMDNLRPVQNDTGAALQAVREPHTWIMAVLYIGTFGSFIGYSFAFGLVLQTQFGRTPLQAASLTFIGPLLGSLIRPVGGLLADRFGGARITLWNFAGMAAATGVVVYASGIESLTVFLLGFIALFVLSGLGNGSTFKMIPGIFHAQGIAKGLSAEGAAAHGRRLSGAAMGLIGAIGALGGLAINLAFRQSFATSGAGTAAFWCFLGFYAVCFTLTWAVYLRRTEAVAAKPQLSYAEV; translated from the coding sequence ATGGCCGGTCGTTGGATCGAGCAGTGGGACCCGGAGGACGAGGCCTTCTGGCGGGAGAAGGGCGAGAAGGTCGCCCGGCGGAACCTGTGGTTCTCCGTGCTCTCCGAGCACATCGGCTTCTCGATCTGGTCCCTGTGGTCCGTCATGGTGCTGTTCATGGGGCCCGAGTACGGCGTCGACCCGGCCGGGAAGTTCTTCCTCATCTCCACGGCCACCCTGGTCGGCGCCCTCGTCCGGGTGCCGTACACCTTCGCGGTCGCCCTGTTCGGCGGGCGCAACTGGACGATCTTCAGCGCCCTGTCGCTCCTGGTGCCGACCGGCGCCGCCTTCTGGGTGATGGAGCCCGGCACCTCGTACACGACGTTCATCGTCGTCGCCGCGCTCACCGGCATCGGAGGCGGCAACTTCGCCTCGTCGATGACGAACATCAACGCCTTCTTCCCGCTGCGCAAGAAGGGCTGGGCGCTCGGGCTCAACGCCGGCGGCGGGAACATCGGCGTCCCCGTCGTCCAGCTCATCGGCCTCCTGGTGATCGGCACGGCCGGCGCGGCGAACCCGCGGATCGTGCTCGGGGTGTACATCCCGCTGATCGTCGTGGCCGCGCTCGGCGCCGCGCTCCGCATGGACAACCTCAGGCCCGTCCAGAACGACACCGGGGCGGCGCTCCAGGCGGTGCGGGAGCCGCACACCTGGATCATGGCGGTGCTCTACATCGGCACCTTCGGCTCCTTCATCGGCTACAGCTTCGCCTTCGGACTCGTCCTGCAGACGCAGTTCGGGCGTACCCCGCTGCAGGCGGCCTCGCTCACCTTCATCGGCCCGCTGCTCGGCTCCCTGATCCGGCCCGTCGGCGGCCTGCTGGCCGACCGCTTCGGCGGCGCGCGGATCACCCTGTGGAACTTCGCGGGCATGGCCGCCGCGACCGGGGTCGTCGTCTACGCCTCCGGCATCGAGTCGCTCACGGTGTTCCTGCTCGGCTTCATCGCCCTGTTCGTGCTGTCGGGACTGGGCAACGGGTCCACCTTCAAGATGATCCCGGGCATCTTCCACGCCCAGGGGATCGCCAAGGGCCTGAGCGCCGAGGGGGCCGCGGCCCACGGGCGACGGCTCTCCGGTGCGGCCATGGGGCTCATCGGGGCGATCGGGGCGCTGGGCGGCCTCGCGATCAACCTGGCGTTCCGCCAGTCCTTCGCGACCTCGGGCGCCGGGACGGCCGCCTTCTGGTGCTTCCTCGGCTTCTACGCGGTCTGCTTCACCCTCACGTGGGCGGTATACCTTCGCCGTACCGAGGCGGTGGCCGCGAAGCCCCAGCTCAGCTACGCCGAGGTGTGA
- a CDS encoding GNAT family N-acetyltransferase: MINDFHPLTDGVGLRPVTLDDAESFAVTMTRSRAYTRRWEPVRPEAFYTPEGQAQRLTGLLADRDAGRAMPWALVDDEDRVVGAMTLASIERGAFRNARLGYWIDVDRAGRGLATAALTRVCAVARDGLGLHRIAAGTVLDNIASQRVLTKCGFERYGTAPRYLHINGAWQDHHMFQRILHDGPPQG; the protein is encoded by the coding sequence ATGATCAACGACTTCCATCCCCTGACCGACGGGGTCGGGCTCAGGCCGGTGACCCTCGACGACGCGGAGTCCTTCGCCGTCACGATGACCCGCAGCCGTGCGTACACGCGGCGGTGGGAGCCCGTGCGCCCCGAGGCCTTCTACACGCCCGAGGGGCAGGCCCAGCGGCTCACCGGGCTGCTGGCCGACCGGGACGCGGGCCGTGCGATGCCGTGGGCGCTGGTCGACGACGAGGACCGGGTCGTGGGGGCCATGACGCTGGCCTCCATCGAACGCGGGGCCTTCCGCAACGCCCGGCTCGGCTACTGGATCGACGTCGACCGGGCGGGTCGCGGCCTGGCCACGGCCGCCCTCACCCGGGTCTGCGCAGTGGCACGGGACGGCCTCGGACTGCACCGGATCGCCGCCGGCACGGTCCTGGACAACATCGCCTCGCAGCGCGTCCTGACCAAGTGCGGCTTCGAGCGGTACGGCACGGCGCCGCGCTACCTCCACATCAACGGCGCGTGGCAGGACCACCACATGTTCCAGCGGATCCTGCACGACGGCCCTCCACAGGGCTGA
- a CDS encoding HelD family protein, translated as MAAHDAAVDSLRDREIGVEQTHLDRVYHRLEEKIDEAEFLMQDASKRGQVGTPGALAERDAQVFRAGVHLNRLNNEFEDFLFGRIDLLRGKDGERGPDGAFTSVEAADDAVGEDSTAEIAETLHIGRIGVLDSDYAPLVIDWRAPAAAPFYRSTPKEPGRVVRRRVIRSKGRKVLGVEDDLMRPELTASLGGEKLPVIGDGALMAALGQARSHTMRDIVSSIQAEQDLVIRAPAASVTEVSGGPGTGKTAVALHRAAYLLYQDRRRYSGGILVVSPTPLLVAYTEGVLPSLGEEGQVAIRAVGSLSDEASGVEGATTYDEPAVARIKGSSRMLHVLRKAARGALEQPAARPAPQEGQLEFGEAPAETGTPTRLRVVAFGARVELEADELRRIRHNVLGGTAPVNMLRPRARKLLLDALWNKSSGRGRYTDPELVAELRSSFDEDVSTETPFLTFLNAWWPELTPRQVLAALSDERRLNRWARRILNQGEVRRLARSLRRLDGDGKGPLSVHDVALLDELQTLLGTPARPKRRREADPLDQLTGLEELMPQREETQRERAERLAAERTEYAHVIVDEAQDLTPMQWRMVGRRGRHATWTIVGDAAQSSWSDPDEAAAARDEALGNRPRRRFTLTVNYRNPAEIAALAAKVLALAMPGMESPSAVRSTGVEPRFETVRDGDLASTVREEARRLLAQVDGTVGVVVAMNRRTEARAWLEELGERVVALGSLEAKGLEYDATVVVSPAEIADESPAGLRVLYVALTRATQQLTVVSGERDMPDEDGVPDLLRD; from the coding sequence GTGGCCGCGCATGATGCCGCTGTCGATTCGTTGCGGGACCGGGAGATCGGTGTCGAACAAACACATCTGGACCGGGTCTACCACCGTCTCGAAGAGAAGATCGACGAGGCGGAATTTCTCATGCAGGACGCCAGTAAACGGGGCCAGGTAGGCACCCCCGGGGCGCTCGCCGAACGGGACGCCCAGGTCTTCCGGGCCGGGGTCCACCTCAATCGGCTGAACAACGAGTTCGAGGACTTTCTCTTCGGGCGGATCGACCTGCTGCGGGGCAAGGACGGCGAACGCGGCCCGGACGGCGCCTTCACCTCCGTGGAGGCGGCCGACGACGCCGTGGGGGAGGACAGCACCGCCGAGATCGCGGAGACACTCCACATCGGCCGCATAGGAGTACTCGACTCCGACTACGCGCCGCTGGTGATCGACTGGCGTGCTCCGGCCGCCGCGCCGTTCTACCGCTCGACGCCGAAGGAGCCCGGCAGGGTCGTACGCCGCAGGGTCATCCGCTCCAAGGGCCGCAAGGTCCTCGGCGTCGAGGACGACCTCATGCGTCCGGAGCTGACCGCCTCCCTGGGCGGCGAGAAGCTGCCCGTCATCGGCGACGGCGCCCTGATGGCCGCACTGGGCCAGGCCCGCAGCCACACCATGCGGGACATCGTCTCGTCGATCCAGGCGGAGCAGGACCTGGTGATCCGTGCCCCCGCCGCCTCGGTCACCGAGGTCTCCGGCGGTCCCGGCACGGGGAAGACGGCGGTGGCCCTGCACCGGGCCGCGTACCTGCTCTACCAGGACCGGCGGCGGTACTCGGGCGGCATCCTCGTCGTCTCGCCGACGCCGCTCCTCGTCGCGTACACCGAAGGGGTGCTGCCCTCGCTCGGCGAGGAGGGCCAGGTCGCGATCCGCGCCGTCGGCTCGCTCTCCGACGAGGCCTCGGGGGTGGAGGGGGCGACCACGTACGACGAGCCCGCCGTCGCCCGGATCAAGGGCTCGTCCCGGATGCTCCACGTGCTGCGCAAGGCCGCCCGCGGGGCGCTGGAGCAGCCCGCGGCCAGGCCCGCCCCGCAGGAGGGGCAGCTGGAGTTCGGCGAGGCCCCGGCGGAGACGGGCACCCCCACCCGGCTGAGGGTGGTGGCCTTCGGCGCCCGTGTCGAACTCGAGGCGGACGAGCTCCGGCGGATCCGGCACAACGTCCTCGGCGGCACGGCACCCGTCAACATGCTGCGTCCGCGCGCCCGCAAACTGCTCCTGGACGCCCTGTGGAACAAGTCCTCGGGCAGAGGCCGCTACACCGACCCCGAGCTGGTCGCGGAGCTGCGCTCCTCGTTCGACGAGGACGTGTCCACCGAGACCCCGTTCCTCACCTTCCTGAACGCCTGGTGGCCGGAACTCACCCCTCGCCAGGTGCTGGCCGCGCTCTCCGACGAGCGGCGGCTGAACCGGTGGGCGCGCCGGATCCTCAACCAGGGCGAGGTGCGCCGCCTCGCCCGTTCGCTGAGACGGCTGGACGGGGACGGCAAGGGACCGCTCTCCGTCCACGACGTGGCCCTCCTGGACGAGCTGCAGACGCTCCTGGGCACTCCCGCCCGTCCCAAGCGGAGGCGGGAGGCGGACCCGCTGGACCAGCTCACGGGGCTGGAGGAGCTGATGCCGCAGCGCGAGGAGACACAGCGCGAACGGGCCGAGCGGCTGGCGGCGGAGCGCACCGAGTACGCCCACGTCATCGTCGACGAGGCGCAGGACCTGACGCCGATGCAGTGGCGGATGGTCGGCCGCCGGGGCCGGCACGCCACCTGGACGATCGTCGGCGACGCCGCGCAGTCCTCGTGGTCCGACCCGGACGAGGCGGCTGCCGCCCGCGACGAGGCGCTCGGCAACCGGCCGCGGCGCCGGTTCACCCTCACCGTGAACTATCGCAACCCGGCGGAGATCGCCGCGCTTGCGGCGAAGGTGCTGGCGCTGGCCATGCCGGGGATGGAGTCCCCGTCCGCTGTCCGCTCGACGGGCGTCGAGCCGCGCTTCGAGACCGTGCGGGACGGGGATCTCGCCTCGACGGTCCGCGAGGAGGCCCGCAGGCTGCTCGCACAGGTGGACGGCACCGTCGGTGTGGTCGTCGCGATGAACCGGCGCACGGAGGCCCGCGCCTGGCTGGAGGAGCTCGGCGAGCGGGTCGTGGCCCTGGGCAGTCTGGAGGCGAAGGGCCTGGAGTACGACGCCACGGTGGTCGTCTCTCCCGCGGAGATCGCCGACGAGTCCCCGGCGGGACTGCGGGTGCTGTACGTGGCACTCACCCGAGCGACGCAGCAGCTCACCGTCGTCTCCGGGGAGCGTGACATGCCGGACGAGGACGGTGTGCCGGACCTGCTGAGGGACTGA
- a CDS encoding anti-sigma factor family protein, with protein sequence MSNGDWQPFGPRPAGPRGPSGPSGPTGPDGLFGFPAEGSGHDAAGAYVLGILDDAEASAFEAHLAGCPLCAAHLDEFAGMEPMLAMLAESPAAVPGARPVPHVPERPAPRLLDGLVDEVARKRSQRRRRARFLIAAAAVLVIGGPVVAVTATAGDDPGRQVEAADPHPTSPAEDAFFHHMPEKVRATDPVTRVDATVGMEPKAWGTHTVLELKNVKGPQKCSLVAVSRSGEEEVVTSWSVPKWGYGIEGSTHAGAARPLYVHGGAAMARGDIDHFEVRTFDGERLVEIDA encoded by the coding sequence ATGAGCAACGGCGATTGGCAGCCCTTCGGCCCCCGGCCGGCCGGTCCCCGCGGACCGTCGGGCCCGTCGGGACCCACCGGGCCGGACGGTCTCTTCGGCTTCCCCGCGGAGGGCTCCGGACACGACGCCGCCGGCGCCTACGTCCTGGGCATCCTCGACGACGCCGAGGCGAGCGCCTTCGAGGCCCATCTGGCCGGGTGCCCCCTCTGCGCCGCCCATCTCGACGAATTCGCCGGTATGGAGCCCATGCTGGCCATGCTCGCGGAGTCCCCGGCGGCCGTCCCCGGAGCGCGCCCCGTCCCGCACGTGCCGGAGCGCCCCGCGCCGCGGCTGCTGGACGGTCTCGTCGACGAGGTCGCCCGGAAGCGTTCGCAGCGTCGCAGGCGCGCCCGCTTCCTGATCGCCGCGGCGGCGGTCCTCGTGATCGGCGGCCCGGTGGTCGCGGTCACCGCCACGGCCGGCGACGACCCGGGCCGGCAGGTCGAGGCGGCCGACCCCCATCCCACGAGCCCCGCCGAGGACGCCTTCTTCCACCACATGCCGGAGAAGGTGCGGGCGACCGACCCCGTCACCCGGGTCGACGCCACGGTCGGCATGGAACCCAAGGCCTGGGGCACGCACACGGTCCTGGAGCTGAAGAACGTCAAGGGGCCGCAGAAGTGCAGCCTCGTCGCCGTGTCCAGGAGCGGCGAGGAGGAGGTCGTCACCTCCTGGTCCGTGCCGAAATGGGGATACGGGATCGAGGGTTCCACCCACGCGGGTGCGGCACGCCCGCTCTACGTGCACGGCGGGGCGGCGATGGCGCGCGGGGACATCGACCACTTCGAGGTCCGCACCTTCGACGGCGAGCGGCTCGTGGAGATCGACGCGTAA
- a CDS encoding GNAT family N-acetyltransferase, translating to MIDDETVTLTAGPLLLRPWRRDDIPALLAAYDDPAMRRWLRTQVPDAGAAERWMTVQDEGWVSGRRLSFAVTDTDREGELVGNLALNRVPGAGSAEAGYWTAVSARGRGVAPRALGALTDWAFATFAEDGLRRLDLFHTLGNEASCRVAEKSGFALTEVVPARPPRRPSAGHRHSRQAPFSPVEGRRAGSAGTCGGPATRR from the coding sequence ATGATCGACGACGAGACGGTGACGCTGACAGCCGGACCACTGCTCCTGCGCCCTTGGCGGCGGGACGACATACCGGCGCTGCTCGCGGCCTACGACGACCCGGCCATGCGTCGGTGGCTGCGGACGCAGGTCCCCGACGCCGGAGCGGCGGAACGCTGGATGACGGTCCAGGACGAGGGGTGGGTGTCCGGCCGCCGGCTCAGCTTCGCCGTGACCGACACGGACCGGGAGGGGGAGCTCGTCGGCAATCTCGCGCTGAACCGCGTTCCGGGCGCCGGGAGCGCCGAGGCCGGCTACTGGACGGCGGTGTCGGCGCGCGGCCGTGGTGTGGCGCCGCGGGCTCTCGGCGCGCTCACCGACTGGGCGTTCGCCACGTTCGCCGAGGACGGCCTCCGGAGGCTTGACCTGTTCCACACGCTGGGCAACGAGGCGTCCTGCCGGGTCGCCGAGAAGTCCGGCTTCGCACTGACCGAGGTCGTCCCCGCCCGGCCCCCGCGCCGTCCGTCGGCCGGCCACCGGCACTCCCGGCAGGCGCCGTTCAGCCCTGTGGAGGGCCGTCGTGCAGGATCCGCTGGAACATGTGGTGGTCCTGCCACGCGCCGTTGA